The following proteins come from a genomic window of Malus domestica chromosome 02, GDT2T_hap1:
- the LOC103451397 gene encoding uncharacterized protein — MSVCQIAKTYHMLKRYQTQITIEYSGCCQRKTKSLKIPGRNMGTASEIVAKLKLNPHPEGGFYFETFRDTSIALPLCQLPPDYKVERPVSSSIYFLLPSGSVSRLHRIPMAETWHFYLGEPIMVVELGEDGKVKLTCLGPDLGADQQPQYTVPPNVWFGSFPTKDYSISSEGALLKAAPRDAETHYSLVGCTCAPAFQFQDFELAKRSDLLPLFPGYEALITLLTFPEEA, encoded by the exons ATGTCGGTTTGTCAAATCGCCAAAACCTACCACATGTTAAAGAGGTACCAAACACAGATCACAATCGAATATAGTGGCTGTTGTCAGAGGAAGACGAAGAGTTTAAAGATCCCAGGAAGGAACATGGGAACTGCATCAGAGATTGTAGCTAAACTGAAACTGAATCCCCACCCTGAAGGTGGCTTTTATTTCGAAACTTTCAGAGATACTTCCATTGCCCTGCCATTGTGTCAGCTTCCCCCAGACT ACAAGGTTGAGCGCCCTGTGAGTTCATCTATCTACTTCTTGCTGCCGTCTGGGAGTGTATCTCGCCTTCATCGTATACCAATGGCAGAAACCTGGCATTTTTATCTCGGAGAGCCCATTATG GTCGTGGAGTTGGGGGAAGATGGGAAGGTCAAGTTAACCTGCCTCGGACCCGATTTGGGAGCGGATCAGCAACCCCAGTACACAGTGCCTCCAAATGTATGGTTTGGTTCCTTCCCAACAAAGGACTACAGCATTTCATCAGAAGGGGCATTGCTCAAAGCTGCTCCAAGGGATGCCGAGACTCACTACTCTCTCGTGGGATGTACTTGTGCACCTGCCTTTCAGTTCCAGGATTTCGAGTTGGCAAAACGCTCcgatcttcttcctctttttcctGGTTACGAGGCTCTCATAACGCTGCTTACTTTCCCTGAAGAAGCATAA